Genomic DNA from Channa argus isolate prfri chromosome 10, Channa argus male v1.0, whole genome shotgun sequence:
TACAAAAAATCCAACACAAACGTTGTCTAACAGCAGCTGTATGAATGCATTTACTTGCTTACATCACTTTCGACTAAATACAGACGTGTGTGTGCAGCTTATTTCACTTTACAGGTGATTTACGCCAGGAGGAAGTACAAGGTGTCTCCACCTGCCACAACGGGACCACCAGAGTTTGAGAGAGTCTTCAGAGCTCAGTCAGTCTGACCTGTGTTTGTATGATCTCATTTAAAGTGATTCTCAGTGCAGATCAGGTGAAGCTGCAGAAGCTGTTTAACAAGTTTTGACGTTGCCGTTTTGGGAGGTGGCACAGTCCCACAAGAGATGTATTTAAAAGAGATGGACACTGAtaacatgaacattttattaataataacaacgCTGACTCAGTTCAGTCTGATGCACCTAATAAACTGAGTGTAAATGCGCAGCCAATGATTCATGTTATTATAGGTTATTGATTATCATTTACATCTCGActgtaaatgtgatgtttgaCTTACCGAGACGTTTCCccaaatacatttctttcagGACTGTTAAGTACAATTTCTggtatttttatatacattttatttttttttttactttctactACTTCATAATGTGACTGGACAAAATCAtacttttattccactacatttatttatttataactgtAGTTATTAAGAATGAGATGATTAAatggaaattaaatgtaatcatcagACCTTTATTGTGTAATTCAGTACCCAGTTACCCAACAGTAGATACttcacattgtatttatttaattaagatCATTATCAAAATAGAGTTTAAGGTTGTTAAAAACCAGCTTCATTGTTACCAGCTGCAATGTTAAGattttaagtacttttacttctggTACTTGGTACTAATTTTGGAGCTAATActtttgtacatgtacataatttaaaaaagctaaattttaTCACCTATTTTGCAAAGTGCATGAAGCGGAGTAGAAACCACTGGTGGAGGAAGTACTTAGATcatttacttcagtaaaagtacaataacatactgtacaaatactCTGTAACAAGTACAAATACtacaattaaaatgttacttaagCAGCAGTAAATACAAGTAGAGCTGCAATTATCAGCTGATTAATATAAAGGAAGTTCATTGTTTTTGTAGTGGATGAAGTAATTTTCCATGTTAAAATAATTCCTGGTTCCCATTTTTGTcggggcttgggaccagcaccaaggtggccatCAGTGGCTGGGTGGATTTGAACTGGTGGAttccaccaggcccccaaggGCAGATTTATTCCATGAATCCTGTTAAACTGGCCTGCAACCTTTAACCACACACGCAAGTGAAAAAGGTCTTCAGCGGGGTGGTGGCGCCCCCTACAGGCTGCAGAATGCAGTACTAACTCTGAGCCACCTGTAACCCCTCACCTGTCCTATGTCCTCAGGGCCAACTGTTCAGAGTATTTCCCCATCTTCATCACACTCCTCTGGATGGCCGGAGTCTTCTTCAGCCCAGGTCATAACACACTCTGCATATAAAGTATTTAACTAGTAGTTCCTCTTCTTTCCAGGCAgtaactgtgtgtctgtgtgttgcagGTCTGTCCTCAGTCTGTGGTCTGCTTTATTTATACGGACGCTTCCGTTACTTTCGTGGATATTCGCAGTCGGCACAGGGGCGGTACGAGCCATCACACATCCACTAAGTACTGCATTTTAGGCCCTTATCAAAGTACTGCGTTACTGATTACTTCTGCCACCTTTGGTTTTACTGAGATGAACATGTAATTAGAAACCTGTGTAACTGTGCAGGTTTACAGCTTTTCCCATGTACTTGCACCCTGAAGTCCCATTTTCAGAACAGTGAACACACAGGCACaactaacaaaacattaaaacagccAACAAAAGCAAATTTTCTAATCCAGCAACACAACCTTTGGTCAAACCTTTACACTCAATCAGTCTccacacagcagaaaacaaaacgcaaaatgcatgttttaataTTCCAATATCTCATGGTGATTCCACTAGAGAGAACAAAccctgctgctctctgcaccCGCACTTCTTTAAAATGACCTGTTgaagttcagaaaaaaaagacgTTTTCTTGATTGTGTGCAGGTCTTTGCAGGACCCACAGTGAACATCTAGACTGGATCACTTCACACACTCAGTATGACATAGTGTATTAGGGATTCATCCTTTCTATCAGCTGTGaacatgtgttttcctgttgtttgAAACAGTTAATACGTGTGTTTAAGgaaaaaggatgtaaaaactgtgaaacCAGTGAAAAGACTACTGCTCTGGGAAGAAGGCGATTATGAAGATCGAGTGGATCAGAGTTTCATTAAATGTATCTTCACAGTTCATAAAAGCTGTAATGTGTGTGACACACTCTACTAgataatgttgtatttttattacagtaacGTTTTACTGTCGTACCTTTAGTTACTATTCCAGTGTTTTCAGGGCATTTTCTGGTAAACCGACACTGACAGAGGCGTTTGCTGCAGTGTGTCTGGTTTAATCCTTTTGTGTCTGATGTTTGGTGATGTGCCTCTTTTGGGAAGCAGTAAGTTGGTATTGAtcagtttgtttccttttgtggTTGTTCTGCATCTCTCTGTGCTCGTTCTGTGTCTTTAGACTGAGACATAAGAACAGTAACTTCAGAGTCCATGAGGCCTGTTACAGGTGTGTAGACAAAGAGTAGGAAATGTTAACAGTAGAGACAAGCAGCCGTGGACAGAGAAAAATGGACGCTTTTCTGCATTAAGCTTTGAAAAGCCCTGGACTgatttcctgtctctgtctttcagtCTGGCTCCTCTGTATTTTAGCGCCAAGGTTCTGTGGGTTCTCATCGGGTTCTCAACTCTCGGGGTTTTCCTCTCGTTCCTCCGAGTCCACCTGAACATGGACCTGGTTCAGGAGCTCTGCTTCGCTCTCGACATGCTCTGAGGAAAGAGAGGTGGAGCTGCTAAATCCTGGAGGTGTAGGAGACGACGGGACAAGTGTGTTTTCACTggttatatttaataataaaactcGTCGAAGGAACTGATGTCGACgctctttgtttgtttcctcaGTGATGGTTTTATTTGTGCTGGTGGTTTGTTTAATCTCAAggtttttaatttctgatgGAGCAGCTCACAGAAACATGCACAATAAATCCGAGTGGTCAGTGGTGCAGTTTGATCATCAGGTTGAGCTCTGCTCCCTCACAGCGCCTGAGGTTCCTTCAGGGCCGATCCAGCAGCTGCACTTGTGTGTGCTTTTAGGGTTAAATCAGTGTCTGGTAAGGCCTGATATCTCACGTTTAAAGTTGCAGAGTTCaggtaaagacacaaaatgagccaaaagagacaaaagtcacataaatgagacaaaatatgttgaaaatgagagataaaaatgacaaacaatgcCAACGATGTGTTACTCTAAAAATGATCCACACTCCCTGCTTCTGCACCTGTAACAAGTTACAGACTGCAGTACCTGTACTACCAGcagagtatttctacactgtgagGTTGCTGCTCACTGAGTGAACAGGTCAGGGAGCATcttcacaaagacagaaaacaaaaggttCTGTGAACCTCGGGGGTCCAGATGTCACGTGTTAAAGGGTCGGTTCACTGGGATCTGTAATGGAACCAGAATCTCAGATTCGGGCCAAGCTTGAACTACTTCATCAGTTCTCTGGGCTGCTTTATTTCTTCCATCTGACGACTCATTTAAACCCACTAAACAGGACTTAACGTGACCCCCGGTTCCTCTGAGAAAGACTCGTGTCCCATCGTCATCAGACCAGCAGCCTGAGGAAACTGAACAACTGAGCTCTCGGTTTCTCTCAGTAATGTGATCGGTTGCCTGCAGGTACTTCGCAGATTTATAAGATCGGTTCTTGGAAATGCCTCCAAAAACAGCTCTGCTCCTGGATCCAGCTGCAGCTTAAACTTAAAATATCTGCTGCAAGTAGAAGAACAATGTTCTGTACAGATCAGAATATTTTAATTGCTTCATGTTTGTATCAGCTCTGTCTTAAAAGACAATGTCCACTCAGACACCAGAGGTGTCCCCAGGGGTTGAAGATATTTGAGAAGGTGGGGAGTCATCCGGCAGAGGATCTGGTGTCCCAGTAGTGAGACAGGTGACACTGGGACTGAGAAGAGTGAAGGTGGCTGCGGATCCACGACTGCAGCGAGTCCCAGCAGCAGAGGACAGACCGTGTAGTGCTGGTTGGCTGGAAGTCAGGAAGGTGAAGTCTCCAGCAGGAGACTGAGGTCAGGAGCACAGAGGGTAGGTCAACAGGAAACCAGGT
This window encodes:
- the ltc4s gene encoding leukotriene C4 synthase; the protein is MLDEEVGLGAVTVLGVLEQAYFTLQVIYARRKYKVSPPATTGPPEFERVFRAQANCSEYFPIFITLLWMAGVFFSPGLSSVCGLLYLYGRFRYFRGYSQSAQGRLAPLYFSAKVLWVLIGFSTLGVFLSFLRVHLNMDLVQELCFALDML